A single genomic interval of Streptomyces sp. NBC_00663 harbors:
- a CDS encoding trimeric intracellular cation channel family protein produces the protein MLEQLFSPSVQHTLDVIGIFVFAISGALLAVRKNFDVFGIAVLAEVTALGGGLFRDLIIGAVPPAAFTDLGYFITPLLAALLVFFLHPQVERIQLGVNVFDAAGLGLFCVTGTTKAYDYGLGLTQSATLGLATAVGGGVLRDVLANEVPSLLRWDRDLYAVPAIVGATMVVLCIRYDVLNPFTSSLAVVTAFALRLLAMRYHWRAPRAWNRRSTVSEE, from the coding sequence GTGCTTGAGCAACTGTTCAGTCCCTCCGTCCAGCACACGCTCGACGTGATCGGCATCTTCGTCTTCGCCATCTCGGGCGCGCTGCTGGCCGTGCGCAAGAACTTCGACGTCTTCGGCATCGCCGTCCTCGCCGAGGTCACCGCGCTGGGCGGCGGGCTGTTCCGGGACCTGATCATCGGTGCCGTACCGCCCGCCGCCTTCACGGACCTGGGGTACTTCATCACCCCGCTGCTCGCCGCGCTCCTGGTCTTCTTCCTGCACCCGCAGGTGGAGCGCATCCAGCTCGGCGTGAACGTCTTCGACGCGGCGGGCCTCGGCCTGTTCTGCGTGACCGGGACGACCAAGGCGTACGACTACGGGCTCGGCCTCACCCAGTCCGCCACCCTCGGTCTGGCCACCGCGGTCGGCGGGGGCGTGCTGCGGGACGTGCTGGCCAACGAGGTGCCGTCGCTGCTGCGCTGGGACCGTGACCTGTACGCGGTCCCGGCGATCGTCGGCGCCACGATGGTGGTGCTCTGCATCCGTTACGACGTCCTGAACCCGTTCACCAGCTCCCTCGCGGTCGTCACGGCCTTCGCGCTGCGGCTGCTGGCGATGCGGTACCACTGGCGAGCTCCGCGGGCCTGGAACCGGCGCTCGACCGTGAGCGAGGAATAG
- a CDS encoding ABC transporter permease, translated as MLAYLIRRLFAAVVMLVVIIMVVFGIFFLVPKWAGVDVALSFVGKQADPAAVEGVRQKLGLSDPIYAQVWEFFKGLFAGRTYVGGGDSVHCAAPCFGYSFRTEQAIWPVITDRFPVTLGLALGAAVLWLLFGVAAGVLSALKRGSLWDRGAMVVALAGVSLPIYFTGLLSLAIFSYGLGWVEGEYVPLDESFTGWLGGMILPWITLAFLYAAMYARITRATMMEILGEDYIRTARAKGLKERVVIGKHAMRSTMTPILTMLGMDLGALIGGAILTETTFSLPGLGQAVLNGIKTQDLPIILGVTLITSLAVLIANLVVDILYAVIDPRVRLA; from the coding sequence GTGCTCGCTTACCTCATCAGGCGGCTGTTCGCCGCCGTAGTGATGCTCGTGGTCATCATCATGGTGGTCTTCGGCATCTTCTTCCTCGTCCCCAAGTGGGCGGGCGTCGACGTCGCCTTGAGCTTCGTGGGCAAGCAGGCCGACCCCGCCGCCGTCGAAGGCGTGCGGCAGAAGCTCGGACTGAGCGACCCGATCTACGCTCAGGTCTGGGAGTTCTTCAAGGGACTCTTCGCCGGTCGCACCTATGTCGGCGGCGGTGACTCGGTGCACTGTGCCGCGCCGTGCTTCGGCTACTCCTTCCGCACCGAGCAGGCCATCTGGCCGGTGATCACGGACCGCTTCCCGGTGACCCTGGGTCTCGCGCTCGGTGCCGCCGTGCTGTGGCTGCTGTTCGGTGTGGCCGCGGGTGTGCTCTCCGCGCTCAAGCGGGGCAGCCTGTGGGACCGCGGTGCGATGGTCGTCGCCCTCGCGGGTGTCTCCCTCCCGATCTACTTCACCGGTCTGCTGAGCCTCGCGATCTTCTCGTACGGTCTCGGCTGGGTCGAGGGCGAGTACGTGCCCCTCGACGAGAGCTTCACCGGCTGGCTCGGCGGCATGATCCTCCCCTGGATCACCCTCGCCTTCCTCTACGCGGCGATGTACGCCCGGATCACCCGGGCCACCATGATGGAGATCCTCGGCGAGGACTACATCCGCACCGCCCGCGCGAAGGGCCTCAAGGAGCGGGTCGTCATCGGCAAGCACGCGATGCGCTCGACGATGACCCCCATCCTGACCATGCTCGGCATGGACCTCGGCGCCCTCATCGGCGGCGCGATCCTGACCGAGACCACGTTCAGCCTGCCGGGCCTCGGCCAGGCGGTGCTCAACGGCATCAAGACCCAGGACCTGCCCATCATTCTGGGCGTCACCCTGATCACTTCTCTCGCGGTGCTGATCGCCAACCTCGTGGTGGACATCCTCTATGCCGTGATCGACCCCCGAGTGAGGCTCGCATGA
- a CDS encoding ABC transporter permease, whose protein sequence is MTAPLHEPTAEAAPSAAEEAAVNAGAKAVQGRSLGRIAWERLKRDKLALAGGIVVLLLIAVALLAPVITSLYGQDPNSYNDKDLIDPLFGTPKGSFGGMSGDHWLGVEPVNGRDIFARIVYGARISLLVGFLSAIVAVIIGTVLGVLAGFFGGWVDSAISRVMDGLLAFPQLLFIIALVSVMPNEMLGLSGTGVRLFVMILVIGFFGWPYIGRVVRGQTLSLREREYVEAARSLGAGRLYILFKELLPNLVAPIIVYTTMMIPTNILTEAALSFLGVGVKPPTASWGQMLSNAIDYYKSDPTYMVVPGVAIFITVLAFNLFGDGVRDALDPKGSR, encoded by the coding sequence ATGACGGCACCATTGCACGAGCCGACCGCGGAAGCGGCCCCGAGCGCGGCCGAAGAAGCGGCGGTCAACGCCGGCGCCAAGGCCGTACAGGGGCGTTCCCTGGGCCGGATCGCCTGGGAGCGTTTGAAGCGGGACAAACTCGCCCTCGCGGGCGGCATCGTCGTGCTCTTGCTCATCGCGGTCGCGCTGCTCGCGCCCGTGATCACCAGCCTCTACGGCCAGGACCCGAACTCGTACAACGACAAGGACCTGATCGACCCGCTGTTCGGCACCCCCAAGGGGTCCTTCGGCGGCATGAGCGGTGACCACTGGCTCGGCGTCGAGCCGGTCAACGGCCGTGACATCTTCGCCCGCATCGTCTACGGCGCCCGGATCTCGCTGCTCGTCGGCTTCCTGTCCGCGATCGTCGCCGTGATCATCGGTACCGTCCTGGGCGTCCTGGCCGGCTTCTTCGGCGGCTGGGTCGACTCGGCCATCAGCCGGGTCATGGACGGTCTGCTGGCCTTCCCGCAGCTGCTGTTCATCATCGCGCTGGTCTCCGTCATGCCGAACGAGATGCTCGGACTGTCCGGCACGGGCGTGCGCCTGTTCGTGATGATCCTGGTCATCGGCTTCTTCGGCTGGCCCTACATCGGACGCGTGGTGCGCGGCCAGACGCTCTCGCTGCGCGAGCGTGAATACGTCGAAGCGGCCCGTTCGCTCGGCGCCGGGCGGCTCTACATCCTGTTCAAGGAGCTGCTGCCCAACCTCGTCGCGCCGATCATCGTGTACACGACGATGATGATCCCCACCAACATCCTCACCGAGGCGGCGCTCAGCTTCCTGGGCGTGGGCGTCAAGCCGCCCACGGCCTCCTGGGGGCAGATGCTCTCGAACGCGATCGACTACTACAAGTCGGACCCCACCTACATGGTGGTCCCGGGTGTAGCGATCTTCATCACGGTTCTTGCCTTCAATCTCTTCGGCGACGGCGTGCGGGACGCGCTGGACCCGAAGGGATCCCGCTGA
- a CDS encoding enhanced serine sensitivity protein SseB C-terminal domain-containing protein → MSASGTATGQVEHMLRQVTPGRYDAYEALLRALATPSSGQIWMLLWHGQAGSPDAQYGNMEVDGYGYAPCVTSAQELSASGWNRSYEVVDGVDVARTLYPDHFGLWLNPHAPGGGVGIPWLDLRRIATGLERQPAGPLRLSEPGIEIPQFYALIAQNAHRTPAVRSLRRAWVQPALGAPYLAIGLDVYDTSPPAVDSVRAMMQQSIGAVPDGLPVSTVAMSDEYDPVAMWMRAGARPFYDREAHAAPAQAPAAGYGYPPAPGGY, encoded by the coding sequence GTGAGTGCCAGCGGCACAGCGACCGGCCAGGTCGAGCACATGCTGCGCCAGGTGACGCCAGGGCGCTACGACGCCTACGAGGCACTCCTCCGCGCCCTCGCCACCCCCTCCTCCGGCCAGATCTGGATGCTCCTCTGGCACGGCCAGGCGGGCTCCCCGGACGCCCAGTACGGAAACATGGAAGTGGACGGCTACGGCTACGCACCTTGCGTGACCTCCGCCCAGGAACTCTCGGCGAGCGGCTGGAACCGCTCGTACGAAGTCGTCGACGGCGTCGACGTGGCACGCACCCTCTACCCGGACCATTTCGGTCTGTGGCTCAACCCGCACGCCCCCGGCGGCGGCGTCGGCATCCCCTGGCTCGACCTGCGCCGGATCGCGACCGGCCTGGAGCGCCAGCCCGCGGGTCCCCTGCGGCTGTCGGAGCCCGGTATCGAGATCCCGCAGTTCTACGCCCTGATCGCGCAGAACGCCCACCGCACCCCGGCCGTCCGCTCGCTGCGCCGCGCCTGGGTGCAGCCGGCGCTCGGGGCGCCGTACCTCGCCATCGGTCTTGATGTCTACGACACCAGTCCGCCCGCCGTCGACTCGGTGCGCGCGATGATGCAGCAGTCCATCGGCGCGGTCCCCGACGGGCTGCCGGTGTCGACCGTGGCCATGTCCGACGAGTACGACCCGGTCGCGATGTGGATGCGGGCCGGCGCCCGTCCCTTCTACGACCGCGAGGCGCACGCGGCCCCGGCGCAGGCGCCGGCGGCCGGGTACGGCTACCCTCCGGCGCCCGGCGGCTACTGA
- a CDS encoding ABC transporter ATP-binding protein, giving the protein MTELSKSGAAVGEPTPASPAPTSFLEVRDLKVHFPTDDGLVKSVDGLSFKLEKGKTLGIVGESGSGKSVTSLGIMGLHTAGQYGKRKAQISGEIWLDGTELLTADPDHVRKLRGREMAMIFQDPLSALHPYYTIGQQIVEAYRIHHKVDKKTAKRRAVEMLDRVGIPQPDKRVDNYPHEFSGGMRQRAMIAMSLVNNPELLIADEPTTALDVTVQAQILDLIRDLQKEFGSAVIIITHDLGVVAELADDILVMYGGRCVERGPAEKVFYEPRHPYTWGLLGSMPRLDRDQQERLIPVKGSPPSLINIPSGCAFNPRCPYADIPKDNVTRTVRPELAEVGSQHWAACHMSQEQRERIWIEEIAPKL; this is encoded by the coding sequence ATGACCGAACTCAGCAAGAGCGGAGCGGCCGTGGGCGAGCCCACCCCCGCCTCGCCCGCGCCGACCTCCTTCCTGGAGGTGCGCGACCTCAAGGTGCACTTCCCGACCGACGACGGTCTGGTCAAGTCCGTCGACGGGCTCTCCTTCAAGCTGGAGAAGGGCAAGACCCTCGGCATCGTGGGCGAGTCCGGCTCCGGCAAGTCGGTGACCTCGCTCGGCATCATGGGCCTGCACACCGCCGGTCAGTACGGCAAGCGCAAGGCGCAGATCTCCGGCGAGATCTGGCTGGACGGCACCGAGCTGCTCACCGCCGACCCGGACCATGTGCGCAAGCTGCGTGGCCGCGAGATGGCGATGATCTTCCAGGACCCGCTGTCGGCGCTGCACCCGTACTACACGATCGGCCAGCAGATCGTGGAGGCGTACCGCATCCACCACAAGGTGGACAAGAAGACCGCCAAGCGCCGCGCGGTGGAGATGCTCGACCGGGTCGGCATCCCGCAGCCGGACAAGCGGGTGGACAACTACCCGCACGAGTTCTCCGGCGGTATGCGCCAGCGCGCGATGATCGCGATGTCGCTGGTCAACAACCCCGAACTGCTCATCGCGGACGAGCCGACGACCGCCCTGGACGTGACCGTCCAGGCGCAGATCCTCGACCTGATCCGGGACTTGCAGAAGGAGTTCGGCTCCGCGGTCATCATCATCACCCACGACCTGGGCGTCGTCGCCGAGCTCGCCGACGACATCCTGGTGATGTACGGCGGGCGCTGTGTCGAGCGTGGTCCGGCGGAGAAGGTGTTCTACGAGCCCCGCCACCCCTACACCTGGGGTCTGCTCGGTTCGATGCCGCGTCTCGACCGGGACCAGCAGGAGCGCCTGATCCCGGTGAAGGGCTCCCCGCCCTCGCTGATCAACATCCCGTCCGGCTGCGCCTTCAACCCGCGCTGCCCGTACGCGGACATCCCGAAGGACAACGTCACCCGCACGGTCCGCCCGGAGCTCGCCGAGGTCGGCAGCCAGCACTGGGCCGCCTGTCACATGTCGCAGGAGCAGCGGGAGCGTATCTGGATCGAAGAGATTGCGCCGAAGCTGTGA
- a CDS encoding ABC transporter ATP-binding protein, with amino-acid sequence MSIPAQSDGTLVTKADAAPGETLLKVTGLQKHFPIKKGLLQRQVGAVRAVDGIDFEVKSGETLGVVGESGCGKSTMGRLITRLLEPTAGKVEFEGQDITHLGVGGMRPLRRDVQMIFQDPYSSLNPRHTIGTIIGAPFKLQGVTPEGGIKAEVQRLLSVVGLNPEHYNRYPHEFSGGQRQRIGIARALALNPKLVVADEPVSALDVSIQAQVVNLLDDLQQELGLTYVIIAHDLSVVRHVSDRIAVMYLGKIVELADRESLYKAPMHPYTKALMSAVPIPDPRRKNAKSERILLKGDVPSPISPPSGCRFHTRCWKATQICTTTEPKLIELKPGQQVACHHPENFEDQAPQDTVLLTVAKEAAELVADEVLAESAETSAAVAAEVGASEDSGESTDSGARGTAESAATAAGARTAPTGPEPTDEPSTEADADRQESTDK; translated from the coding sequence GTGAGCATCCCTGCGCAGAGCGACGGCACGCTGGTCACCAAGGCCGACGCCGCCCCCGGCGAGACGCTGCTGAAGGTGACCGGGCTCCAGAAGCACTTCCCGATCAAGAAGGGCCTGCTCCAGCGGCAGGTCGGCGCGGTCCGCGCGGTCGACGGCATCGACTTCGAGGTCAAGTCCGGCGAGACCCTCGGTGTCGTGGGCGAGTCGGGCTGCGGCAAGTCGACGATGGGCCGGCTGATCACCCGGCTGCTCGAACCGACGGCCGGCAAGGTCGAGTTCGAGGGCCAGGACATCACGCACCTCGGCGTCGGCGGTATGCGTCCGCTCCGCCGCGATGTGCAGATGATCTTCCAGGACCCGTACTCGTCGCTGAACCCGCGCCACACCATCGGCACGATCATCGGCGCCCCCTTCAAGCTCCAGGGCGTGACCCCCGAGGGCGGCATCAAGGCGGAGGTCCAGCGGCTGCTGTCGGTCGTGGGCCTCAACCCCGAGCACTACAACCGCTATCCGCACGAGTTCTCCGGCGGTCAGCGTCAGCGCATCGGCATCGCCCGCGCGCTGGCCCTGAACCCGAAGCTGGTCGTGGCCGACGAGCCGGTCTCCGCGCTCGACGTGTCGATCCAGGCCCAGGTCGTGAACCTGCTGGACGACCTCCAGCAGGAGCTCGGCCTGACGTACGTGATCATCGCGCACGACCTCTCGGTCGTCCGGCACGTCTCGGACCGGATCGCGGTGATGTACCTCGGCAAGATCGTCGAGCTGGCGGACCGCGAGTCGCTGTACAAGGCGCCGATGCACCCGTACACCAAGGCGCTCATGTCGGCGGTGCCGATCCCGGACCCGCGGCGCAAGAACGCCAAGTCCGAGCGCATCCTGCTCAAGGGTGACGTGCCCTCGCCGATCTCCCCGCCGAGCGGCTGCCGCTTCCACACCCGGTGCTGGAAGGCGACGCAGATCTGCACGACGACCGAGCCGAAGCTCATCGAGCTGAAGCCGGGCCAGCAGGTGGCCTGCCACCACCCGGAGAACTTCGAGGACCAGGCCCCGCAGGACACGGTCCTGCTGACGGTCGCGAAGGAAGCGGCGGAGTTGGTGGCGGACGAGGTCCTGGCGGAGTCGGCGGAAACGTCGGCGGCGGTCGCGGCGGAGGTCGGTGCTTCTGAGGACAGCGGCGAGTCGACCGACTCAGGGGCGCGGGGCACTGCTGAATCTGCGGCTACCGCCGCGGGGGCGCGAACGGCCCCCACCGGCCCGGAGCCGACCGACGAGCCCTCCACCGAAGCGGATGCCGACCGCCAGGAGTCAACCGACAAGTAA
- a CDS encoding M1 family metallopeptidase, with product MRLSRSARLGAVATAAASFMVVAASSAPTPGAAGLGDTYFPLLGNGGFDARHYDLDVAYNPDTDRLDGRTTLTARATQNLSSFDLDLQQLEVTGVEVNGRRAQFTRDGDELRVTPRGALPKGRDFTVRVTYGGVPEPLGGPIVFGSDYGWMKTADGVFVACEPNAASTWFPSSDHPDDKATYDIRIQAPKGLTGVSNGRLVSTYDKGDSTYTHWRETRPMATYLATATIGKFDVRTGTTPAGTPIYVAIDPVLANSNSVDVYAVTAAATDYWSEVFGPYPFEETGAIVDDMPEAGFSLEVQTKPVYSAVRSETTIVHELAHQWFGDSVSVERWKDIWLNEGFATYAQWLWAEHQGTRSAHDSFLAGYNARPADAPFWQVTVGDPQRDTMFASAVYQRGAMTLQQLRERIGDEAFFKLLPAWTKIHRYGNANTADFIRLAEKVSGQQLDDLFQTWLFTTGKPTL from the coding sequence ATGAGACTCTCCCGTTCGGCACGCTTAGGAGCCGTCGCCACCGCGGCGGCTTCTTTCATGGTCGTCGCAGCCTCCTCCGCACCGACCCCCGGAGCGGCCGGCCTCGGCGACACCTACTTCCCGCTCCTCGGCAACGGCGGCTTCGACGCCCGCCACTACGACCTCGACGTGGCGTACAACCCGGACACCGACCGCCTCGACGGCCGTACGACGCTCACCGCCCGCGCCACCCAGAACCTTTCCTCCTTCGACCTCGACCTCCAGCAGCTGGAGGTCACGGGAGTCGAAGTGAACGGCAGACGCGCCCAGTTCACCCGCGACGGCGACGAGCTGCGCGTCACCCCGCGAGGCGCGCTCCCCAAGGGCCGTGACTTCACCGTCCGGGTGACCTACGGCGGCGTCCCCGAACCGCTCGGCGGCCCGATCGTGTTCGGCTCCGACTACGGGTGGATGAAGACCGCCGACGGTGTCTTCGTCGCCTGCGAACCCAACGCCGCCTCCACCTGGTTCCCCTCCAGCGACCACCCCGACGACAAGGCCACCTACGACATCCGGATCCAGGCGCCCAAGGGCCTGACCGGCGTCTCCAACGGCCGGCTCGTGTCGACGTACGACAAGGGCGACTCGACGTACACCCACTGGCGCGAGACCAGGCCGATGGCGACCTATCTCGCGACCGCGACGATCGGGAAGTTCGACGTCCGGACCGGCACCACCCCCGCCGGCACCCCGATCTACGTCGCGATCGACCCCGTCCTCGCGAACAGCAACAGCGTCGACGTGTACGCCGTCACGGCCGCCGCCACCGACTACTGGTCCGAGGTCTTCGGGCCGTACCCCTTCGAGGAGACCGGCGCGATCGTCGACGACATGCCCGAGGCGGGGTTCTCGCTGGAGGTGCAGACGAAACCGGTCTACTCGGCCGTGCGCAGCGAGACGACGATCGTGCACGAGCTGGCCCACCAGTGGTTCGGCGACTCGGTGTCGGTGGAGCGCTGGAAGGACATCTGGCTCAACGAGGGCTTCGCCACGTACGCCCAGTGGCTGTGGGCCGAGCACCAGGGCACGCGCAGCGCCCATGACTCGTTCCTGGCCGGGTACAACGCCCGCCCGGCCGACGCCCCCTTCTGGCAGGTCACCGTCGGCGACCCGCAGCGCGACACCATGTTCGCCTCCGCGGTCTACCAGCGCGGCGCGATGACCCTCCAGCAGCTGCGTGAACGCATCGGCGACGAGGCCTTCTTCAAGCTGCTGCCCGCCTGGACGAAGATCCACCGCTACGGCAACGCGAACACGGCGGACTTCATCCGGCTCGCGGAGAAGGTCTCGGGGCAGCAGCTGGACGACCTCTTCCAGACCTGGCTGTTCACCACAGGGAAACCGACCCTCTGA
- a CDS encoding ABC transporter substrate-binding protein: MTTQRTSGRRKQALAAAAAVAALLTTAACGGGDDDGGNGKGSSTGAAGFNAANNKVAQASLAKKGGELKFAGAQDADSWDTTRGYYGFMWNFARYYSRQLVTGAAAPGEKGTELTPDLANGLAKITDGGKTYTYTLRDGITWEDGKEITSKDVKYGIERVWAQDVLSGGPVYLKDVLDPKGEYKGPYKDSSADKLGLKAIDTPDDKTIVFHLPEPNADFEEILALVSASPVRQDMDTKSKYGLKPFSSGPYKFQSYSPGKDLVLVRNDKWNQASDPIRKAYPDKISVKFFSNANDLDARLLAGDYDLDINQTGLSPQGRTSALQEHKANLDNPVSGYIRYATFPQNVKPFDNEHCRKAVIYGADHVSLQTARGGPVAGGDIGTNMLPPTVPGSEGQSYDPYELNGANKNGNVAKAKEELKACGKPNGFKTTIAVRNNKPVEVATAESLQASLKKVGIDVNIDQYDGSQTSGIIGSPSNVAKKGYGIIIMGWGADFPSVQGFGLPLWDGKYILESGNNNFAMIDDKKINGLFDTYVKTQDDAGKLAIAKDINHAVMDGGYYLPFVFEKFVNWRGDRLANVYTSDNYSGMYDFVNLGLKSAK, encoded by the coding sequence GTGACTACCCAACGCACCTCAGGGCGGCGGAAGCAGGCACTCGCCGCTGCCGCCGCGGTCGCCGCGCTGCTGACGACGGCGGCGTGCGGCGGCGGCGATGACGACGGCGGCAACGGCAAGGGCTCCTCGACGGGCGCGGCCGGCTTCAACGCCGCGAACAACAAGGTCGCCCAGGCCTCGCTCGCCAAGAAGGGCGGCGAGCTGAAGTTCGCCGGTGCCCAGGACGCCGACTCGTGGGACACCACGCGCGGTTACTACGGCTTCATGTGGAACTTCGCGCGCTACTACAGCCGCCAGCTCGTCACCGGTGCCGCGGCCCCGGGCGAGAAGGGCACGGAGCTCACCCCGGACCTCGCCAACGGTCTCGCCAAGATCACCGACGGCGGCAAGACCTACACGTACACCCTGCGTGACGGCATCACGTGGGAAGACGGCAAGGAGATCACCTCCAAGGACGTCAAGTACGGCATCGAGCGCGTCTGGGCGCAGGACGTGCTGTCCGGCGGCCCGGTCTACCTGAAGGACGTCCTCGACCCCAAGGGCGAGTACAAGGGCCCGTACAAGGACTCCTCCGCCGACAAGCTCGGTCTGAAGGCGATCGACACTCCGGACGACAAGACCATCGTCTTCCACCTGCCGGAGCCCAACGCCGACTTCGAGGAGATCCTCGCCCTGGTCTCGGCGTCCCCGGTCCGCCAGGACATGGACACCAAGTCCAAGTACGGCCTGAAGCCGTTCTCCTCCGGCCCGTACAAGTTCCAGTCGTACAGCCCGGGCAAGGACCTGGTCCTGGTCCGCAACGACAAGTGGAACCAGGCCTCGGACCCGATCCGCAAGGCGTACCCGGACAAGATCTCGGTCAAGTTCTTCTCGAACGCCAACGACCTGGACGCCCGTCTGCTCGCCGGTGACTACGACCTGGACATCAACCAGACCGGTCTGTCCCCGCAGGGCCGCACCAGCGCCCTCCAGGAGCACAAGGCCAACCTGGACAACCCGGTCTCCGGCTACATCCGTTACGCGACCTTCCCGCAGAACGTGAAGCCGTTCGACAACGAGCACTGCCGCAAGGCCGTGATCTACGGCGCCGACCACGTCTCGCTCCAGACCGCGCGCGGTGGCCCGGTCGCCGGTGGTGACATCGGCACCAACATGCTCCCGCCGACCGTCCCCGGTTCCGAGGGCCAGTCGTACGACCCGTACGAGCTGAACGGCGCGAACAAGAACGGCAACGTCGCCAAGGCCAAGGAAGAGCTGAAGGCCTGCGGCAAGCCGAACGGCTTCAAGACCACGATCGCCGTCCGTAACAACAAGCCGGTCGAGGTCGCCACCGCCGAGTCGCTTCAGGCCTCCCTGAAGAAGGTCGGCATCGACGTCAACATCGACCAGTACGACGGTTCGCAGACGTCCGGCATCATCGGCAGCCCGTCCAACGTGGCCAAGAAGGGCTACGGCATCATCATCATGGGCTGGGGCGCCGACTTCCCGTCGGTCCAGGGCTTCGGTCTGCCGCTGTGGGACGGCAAGTACATCCTCGAGAGTGGCAACAACAACTTCGCCATGATCGACGACAAGAAGATCAACGGTCTGTTCGACACCTACGTGAAGACGCAGGACGACGCGGGCAAGCTGGCGATCGCCAAGGACATCAACCACGCGGTCATGGACGGCGGCTACTACCTGCCGTTCGTCTTCGAGAAGTTCGTCAACTGGCGCGGTGACCGACTCGCGAACGTCTACACGTCGGACAACTACAGCGGCATGTACGACTTCGTGAACCTCGGTCTGAAGTCCGCGAAGTAA
- a CDS encoding alpha/beta hydrolase — MSLTGTAFLYTLIVLSVVAVVLPLALWSRLRGPKPVRALGRLLMVLFAQGTAVALVFVLVNNENNLYDDWADLIGTGDHVQQAANLGVDGTGGIALKRLPRVRQHFTDASGPGMGGVRVTQLKGRVSGVDAEVYVWLPPQYHQPAYRHHKFPVVELLSGYPGSAKAWFGSLHAVNQLQGLMRDGEVAPFILVAPRMNLLAGVDTGCANITGTVNADSWLSVDVPKMVTDNFRAQAGPAGWAAAGYSAGGHCATKLAVAHPDRYRAAISMSGYDDPIGERGSLAAETPALRRANNPYLLLRDARTPPAVALYQSGQPGDGYEAATGLEQIAKAPTTVHVVYVPKSAGGHNMALWRPQVVPAFRWLTEEMGLLHGRAGGTIPRSRSSAGSRPAELASGTASPAAAARRP, encoded by the coding sequence ATGAGTCTCACCGGGACCGCGTTCCTCTACACGCTGATCGTGCTGTCCGTCGTCGCCGTCGTGCTCCCGCTCGCGCTGTGGTCACGGCTGCGCGGGCCGAAGCCGGTGCGCGCCCTGGGCCGGCTGCTGATGGTGCTGTTCGCCCAGGGCACCGCGGTCGCGCTCGTCTTCGTGCTGGTCAACAACGAGAACAACCTGTACGACGACTGGGCCGACCTCATCGGCACCGGCGACCACGTCCAGCAGGCCGCGAACCTGGGCGTCGACGGCACCGGCGGTATCGCGCTGAAACGATTGCCCAGGGTCCGCCAGCACTTCACCGACGCCTCGGGGCCCGGCATGGGCGGCGTCCGTGTCACCCAGCTCAAGGGCCGGGTGTCGGGCGTCGACGCCGAGGTCTACGTCTGGCTGCCCCCGCAGTACCACCAGCCCGCCTACCGGCATCACAAGTTCCCCGTGGTGGAGCTGCTGTCGGGCTACCCGGGCTCGGCGAAGGCCTGGTTCGGTTCGCTGCACGCGGTGAACCAGCTGCAAGGCCTGATGCGCGACGGCGAGGTGGCGCCGTTCATCCTGGTCGCCCCGCGCATGAACCTGCTGGCCGGGGTGGACACCGGGTGCGCCAACATCACGGGCACGGTGAACGCCGACAGCTGGCTCAGCGTCGATGTGCCGAAGATGGTCACGGACAACTTCCGCGCCCAGGCGGGCCCCGCGGGCTGGGCCGCCGCCGGGTACTCCGCGGGCGGGCACTGCGCGACCAAGCTCGCCGTCGCCCACCCCGACCGCTACCGGGCCGCGATCAGCATGTCCGGCTACGACGACCCCATCGGCGAACGCGGCTCGCTGGCCGCCGAGACCCCCGCGCTGCGCCGCGCCAACAACCCCTACCTCCTGCTGCGCGACGCCCGCACCCCGCCCGCGGTCGCGCTCTACCAGTCGGGCCAGCCCGGCGACGGCTACGAGGCGGCCACCGGCCTCGAACAGATCGCGAAAGCACCGACGACCGTGCACGTCGTCTACGTCCCGAAGAGCGCGGGCGGCCACAACATGGCGCTGTGGCGGCCCCAGGTGGTCCCCGCGTTCCGCTGGCTGACCGAGGAGATGGGGCTGCTGCACGGCCGAGCCGGCGGGACTATTCCTCGCTCACGGTCGAGCGCCGGTTCCAGGCCCGCGGAGCTCGCCAGTGGTACCGCATCGCCAGCAGCCGCAGCGCGAAGGCCGTGA